From the Solanum pennellii chromosome 4, SPENNV200 genome, one window contains:
- the LOC107015668 gene encoding sterol 3-beta-glucosyltransferase UGT80A2-like, giving the protein MDDSLEKNNGLKDSGEVPVDFELVIQGDNGNQTNKESTVANSTNIQGSVSGDETGHSATNVEKPVKKSEPGTSQPVKAGRHIQNKNKGLGLLAAKLFDDRVPLRKKLKLFNRLATIQDDGTVQFEVPGDIKPGKLDFGTGVVYNGASDEAANDVADIPVLPPLQIVMLIVGTRGDVQPFVAIGKKLQENGHRVRLATHANFKEFVLGAGLEFYPLGGDPKVLAAYMVKNKGFLPSGPSEILIQRNQIKDIVFSLLPACVDPDPESNVPFRVNAIIANPPAYGHMHVAEALQVPLHLFFTMPWTATSEFPHPLSRVKQSVANRLSYQVVDGLIWLGIRDVVNDFRKKKLKLRRLTYLSNSNSFHSDVPFGYIWSPHLVPKPKDWGQKIDVVGFCFLDLASNYEPPESLVKWLEDGENPVYIGFGSLPVQEPEKMTEIIVQALEITGQRGIINKGWGGLGSLKEPKDFVYLLDNCPHDWLFLRCAAVVHHGGAGTTAAGLKAACPTTVVPFFGDQQFWGERVHARGVGPAPIPVDEFSLEKLVAAIRFMLDPEVKERAVELAKAMEHEDGVTGAVKAFYKHFPLESLEPKPEVSPRPPRFFSLRRCIGHS; this is encoded by the exons ATGGACGATTCGTTGGAAAAGAATAATGGGTTAAAGGATTCCGGTGAGGTTCCGGTTGATTTTGAACTGGTAATACAGGGTGATAATGGGAATCAAACGAATAAGGAGAGTACTGTTGCTAATTCTACCAACATACAAG GATCTGTTAGCGGGGATGAGACTGGGCATAGTGCTACAAATGTGGAAAAGCCTGTGAAGAAATCGGAACCTGGTACCAGTCAGCCAGTCAAAGCTGGAAGACACATACAAAACAAGAACAAAGGTCTAGGTTTGCTAGCAGCAAAGCTTTTTGATGATAGAGTTCCTTTAAGAAAAAAG CTCAAATTGTTCAATAGGCTTGCAACTATTCAAGATGATGGTACTGTACAATTTGAAGTTCCGGGGGATATTAAACCCGGAAAACTTGATTTTGGGACCGGAGTTGTTTACAATGGAGCTTCAGATGAAGCAGCAAATGACGTAGCTGATATTCCAGTACTACCTCCATTGCAAATTGTTATGCTCATTGTTGGGACGAGGGGAGATGTGCAACCTTTTGTTGCCATTGGGAAAAAGCTTCAG GAAAATGGTCATAGGGTGAGACTAGCAACTCATGCCAATTTTAAAGAGTTTGTTTTGGGTGCTGGGTTGGAATTTTATCCTCTAGGCGGAGATCCAAAGGTTCTTGCTGCAT ACATGGTAAAAAATAAAGGGTTTTTGCCATCTGGACCTTCTGAAATACTTATTCAACGTaatcaaataaaagatattGTATTCTCCTTACTACCTGCATGCGTAGATCCCGATCCAGAGTCAAATGTTCCATTCAGAGTAAATGCCATTATTGCCAATCCTCCTGCATATG GACATATGCATGTAGCAGAGGCCCTCCAAGTACCAttgcatttatttttcacaatgcCATGGAC GGCTACTAGTGAGTTTCCACATCCTCTCTCTCGTGTCAAGCAGTCAGTTGCTAATAGA CTGTCATATCAAGTCGTTGATGGACTGATCTGGCTTGGGATTCGGGATGTGGTAAATGACTTCAGGAAGAAAAAGTTGAAGTTAAggcgattaacttatttgagTAACTCCAACAGTTTCCATTCAGATGTGCCTTTTGGGTATATATGGAGTCCACACCTAGTTCCTAAACCGAAAG ATTGGGGCCAAAAAATTGACGTGGTAGGGTTTTGCTTCCTAGACCTTGCTTCCAATTATGAACCCCCAGAATCACTCGTTAAATGGCTTGAAGATGGTGAAAATCCTGTATATATTGGCTTTGGAAGTCTT CCTGTTCAAGAACCTGAAAAAATGACCGAGATAATTGTTCAAGCTCTAGAAATTACTGGACAAAGAGGTATTATTAACAAAGGCTGGGGTGGCCTTGGGAGCT TGAAGGAACCCAAGGATTTTGTGTACCTGTTGGATAATTGCCCCCATGATTGGCTATTCCTGCGTTGTGCTGCTGTG GTGCATCATGGAGGTGCTGGAACAACTGCTGCTGGACTAAAAGCCGCa TGCCCAACAACTGTGGTACCTTTCTTTGGGGATCAACAATTTTGGGGTGAACGTGTGCATGCTAGGGGAGTAGGTCCTGCTCCCATCCCTGTGGACGAGTTCTCCCTAGAAAAGTTGGTCGCTGCCATCCGGTTCATGCTAGATCCAGAG GTAAAAGAACGTGCTGTAGAACTAGCAAAAGCCATGGAACATGAGGATGGAGTGACTGGAGCTGTGAAAGCATTCTATAAACATTTCCCTCTAGAATCACTTGAGCCTAAGCCTGAGGTCTCGCCTCGTCCTCCCCGTTTCTTTTCCCTAAGACGCTGTATCGGACActcctaa